In the genome of Coraliomargarita algicola, one region contains:
- a CDS encoding PAS domain-containing sensor histidine kinase, whose translation MSSQWLQSKANRKAGYFYLFGGISGLWVYALQLLALVVGILFYDGPSALSLLLLPLVLGLAVLAGLLFQMAGVIASSVLLLLVSGYGFCMEMGVFASLSGLAGILFLGGFNVLVAVFSLGAALAVGLRQRTVEVSAQRQNLLYKIFDALPIGIWVRARDGRSLFVNERWAEFSPLTTKQIFNSSSKEPPVDLGDDWNRSVEEVLASDDSAVRYQSIELTDHRGQKLSMTLLTLRMMVDQEDDFGTLSLMIDETALRLYEEKIRQSEANLHLALNNARMGFWDENLETKQVNCDENWYRLLGAEQVPGESPLKLWEERLHPDDRAHVSELYHDYYHHGSGSLRVDYRIRNDKQHYVWMQDSVRVTEYDVDGSPRRVMGTMQDITDQKQAELELKQAKERAETGNRAKSQFIATISHEIRTPLNAIIGLSSLLTEGGLEDEQLDLAQTIHTSGKGLLLLVNDILDFSKIEAGRLDLEVQEFPLVLCFEDCVKLFKGRAAEKNVEITLTLSDQLTEFAAGDMERLRQIVQNLLSNALKFTDAGEVNVSVRPVNLSELDEAYRPDPLEPIGYLDQPDHDYLEVRVQDTGIGIPQDRQHVLFEAFSQVDASTTRKYGGTGLGLVICKRLVDAMGGRIWVESEAGKGATFAFIVRSKLIGENYPLEGLTRSPFDPVERIAASHPCDILVVGPEDDTRALIVSCRRLGYTPHSTEDYDLSGSSYRRRHYNIMFIWMGDELKSLEVARKISSTTLISKPESIIGCAPQNQKVSKDRCRLSGMHDVVQCQLRPQVISDVILKALGARD comes from the coding sequence ATGAGTTCTCAGTGGTTGCAGTCAAAGGCGAATCGGAAGGCAGGATACTTTTACCTGTTTGGTGGTATTTCGGGACTGTGGGTGTATGCGCTGCAGCTGTTGGCTTTGGTTGTTGGCATATTATTCTACGATGGGCCATCTGCGCTTAGTTTATTGCTCTTGCCGTTGGTGCTGGGCTTGGCTGTCCTTGCAGGCTTGCTTTTTCAAATGGCAGGGGTCATCGCCTCAAGTGTTCTTCTATTACTCGTAAGCGGCTACGGGTTCTGTATGGAAATGGGGGTATTTGCCTCCTTGTCGGGCTTAGCAGGGATACTTTTTTTGGGCGGATTTAATGTATTGGTCGCTGTGTTTTCTTTGGGGGCGGCACTTGCCGTCGGTCTTCGTCAGCGAACAGTCGAGGTTTCGGCCCAGCGCCAGAATCTGCTGTATAAGATATTTGATGCATTGCCAATTGGCATTTGGGTGCGTGCGCGCGACGGACGGAGTTTATTTGTCAACGAGCGATGGGCAGAGTTTTCGCCATTGACGACTAAACAAATTTTTAACTCTAGCAGTAAAGAGCCGCCAGTTGATCTCGGGGATGATTGGAATCGGTCTGTGGAAGAGGTCTTGGCCTCCGACGATTCGGCAGTGAGATATCAATCCATAGAACTCACCGATCATCGTGGACAAAAGTTAAGTATGACTTTGTTGACTTTGCGGATGATGGTCGATCAGGAGGATGACTTTGGCACGCTTTCGCTGATGATCGATGAAACCGCCTTGCGCCTTTACGAAGAGAAGATCCGGCAAAGTGAGGCGAATTTGCATCTAGCTTTGAATAATGCCCGCATGGGCTTCTGGGATGAAAATTTGGAAACCAAGCAGGTGAATTGCGATGAAAACTGGTATCGCTTGCTCGGGGCGGAACAAGTCCCAGGAGAATCGCCGCTAAAGCTCTGGGAAGAGCGCTTACACCCGGATGATCGCGCTCACGTCAGTGAATTATATCATGATTATTATCATCATGGTTCAGGCTCATTGCGGGTTGATTATAGAATTCGGAATGATAAACAGCACTATGTCTGGATGCAGGACAGTGTTCGAGTTACCGAATATGATGTGGATGGTTCGCCGCGGCGAGTCATGGGCACCATGCAAGATATCACGGATCAAAAGCAGGCAGAGCTTGAACTGAAGCAAGCAAAGGAGCGTGCCGAGACGGGGAATCGGGCGAAGAGTCAATTCATCGCGACGATTTCGCATGAGATTCGTACACCTTTGAATGCGATTATTGGCCTTTCCAGCTTACTCACAGAAGGCGGGCTCGAAGACGAACAGTTGGATTTGGCTCAGACGATTCATACCAGCGGTAAGGGCTTGCTGTTACTGGTGAATGATATTTTGGACTTTTCAAAAATTGAAGCAGGCCGACTCGACTTGGAGGTGCAGGAGTTCCCCTTGGTTCTTTGTTTTGAAGACTGTGTGAAGTTATTTAAGGGGCGTGCTGCTGAGAAGAATGTAGAAATCACACTCACACTTTCCGATCAGCTCACGGAGTTTGCTGCCGGAGATATGGAGCGCTTGCGGCAGATCGTGCAAAATTTATTGTCAAATGCGCTGAAGTTTACAGATGCGGGAGAAGTCAATGTTTCGGTTCGTCCGGTCAATTTGTCTGAGCTTGATGAAGCTTATCGCCCCGATCCTCTCGAGCCGATAGGTTATTTAGATCAGCCAGATCATGATTATTTGGAAGTTCGGGTCCAAGATACTGGGATCGGTATCCCGCAGGATCGGCAGCATGTTTTGTTTGAGGCATTCAGCCAAGTGGATGCATCCACGACGCGTAAATACGGGGGCACAGGATTAGGCCTGGTTATTTGTAAACGACTCGTCGATGCGATGGGCGGGCGTATCTGGGTCGAAAGCGAAGCGGGCAAAGGGGCGACTTTCGCATTTATCGTTCGCTCTAAGTTAATCGGCGAAAACTATCCGCTTGAAGGACTGACTCGATCACCTTTCGATCCCGTAGAGCGTATCGCCGCGTCGCATCCCTGTGATATCCTCGTGGTCGGGCCTGAAGACGACACGCGCGCTCTGATCGTTTCCTGCCGTCGGCTTGGTTATACGCCACATTCTACTGAGGATTATGATTTAAGTGGATCGTCGTATCGACGTCGCCATTACAATATTATGTTTATCTGGATGGGAGATGAACTGAAGTCGCTTGAAGTCGCTCGTAAGATTTCGTCCACCACTCTGATCTCGAAACCTGAGTCCATCATCGGCTGTGCGCCACAGAATCAAAAAGTATCTAAAGATCGCTGCCGCCTCAGTGGGATGCACGACGTCGTGCAATGCCAGCTGAGGCCGCAGGTGATCAGTGATGTTATTTTGAAGGCTTTGGGTGCGCGCGATTGA
- the leuA gene encoding 2-isopropylmalate synthase, with product MQTGKITKYTPFQQIDLPDRQWPSRTITHAPIWASVDLRDGNQALATPMNVDEKLEMFELLVGIGFKEIEVGFPSASDTEFNFIRRLVDENRIPEDVTLQVLVQAREHLIRRTFESLQGVSKAIVHLYNSTSPVQRRITFNKSKEEIKAIAIEGTRLVKSLIQTIPDTKIRFQYSPESFSDTEVDYALEVCEAVMAEWQPTERDKIILNLPATVEVATPNVHADQIEWFCRHLKERNKAYISLHTHNDRGTGVAATELGLLAGADRVEGTLFGNGERTGNLDIVTVALNLYTQGVDPLLDFSQLEHIRSVYERITRMTVHDRHPYAGDLVFTAFSGSHQDAIKKGMDLRSVTDTDGIRWEVPYLAIDPEDIGRDYEAIIRINSQSGKGGVAYILERDFGLELPKAMHPDVGLTINSRADQGSRELSPQEVHEVFMQKYVNLSAPLELLSIEREDFAKTGEVKVEAEICIEGETMLVAGTGNGPISAFVNALQIKGWKDFKLLDYRQHSIGGGSKTKAAAYIQIKNDDGTVSFGCGINANIELAGLHALVSAFNRAHPKPSK from the coding sequence ATGCAAACTGGCAAGATCACCAAATACACCCCTTTTCAACAAATCGATTTGCCCGACCGTCAATGGCCGAGTAGAACGATTACCCACGCGCCGATCTGGGCGAGCGTGGATCTGCGTGACGGCAACCAAGCTCTCGCCACTCCGATGAATGTGGACGAGAAACTGGAAATGTTTGAGCTTTTAGTCGGTATCGGCTTTAAAGAAATTGAAGTCGGCTTTCCTTCTGCCAGCGACACAGAGTTCAACTTCATTCGTCGCTTAGTGGACGAAAATCGTATTCCTGAAGATGTGACCCTGCAAGTATTGGTCCAAGCCCGCGAACACTTGATTCGCCGAACCTTCGAGAGTCTTCAGGGAGTCTCAAAGGCAATCGTACACTTGTATAACTCAACTTCGCCAGTACAACGGCGCATCACTTTTAATAAATCGAAAGAGGAAATTAAAGCGATCGCCATCGAAGGCACACGCTTGGTTAAGAGCTTGATTCAAACGATTCCTGATACGAAAATCCGTTTTCAATATTCTCCCGAGAGTTTCTCGGACACCGAGGTTGATTACGCTTTGGAAGTCTGCGAAGCTGTTATGGCAGAATGGCAACCCACCGAGCGTGACAAGATCATCCTGAATTTACCAGCGACTGTGGAAGTGGCCACGCCAAATGTACATGCGGACCAAATCGAGTGGTTCTGTCGACATTTAAAAGAGCGCAACAAGGCCTACATCAGTTTGCATACGCATAACGACCGCGGCACAGGTGTCGCAGCAACCGAATTGGGCTTATTGGCTGGCGCCGACCGCGTCGAAGGCACGCTGTTTGGCAACGGCGAGCGCACGGGGAACCTGGACATTGTTACTGTGGCTCTGAATCTTTACACACAAGGTGTCGATCCATTGCTCGATTTCAGCCAATTGGAGCACATCCGCTCCGTCTATGAACGCATCACTCGCATGACGGTGCACGACCGCCACCCTTATGCCGGCGACCTCGTCTTCACAGCATTCTCTGGTTCACACCAAGATGCGATTAAGAAAGGCATGGACTTGCGCTCGGTGACTGACACAGACGGCATCCGCTGGGAAGTCCCCTACTTGGCGATCGACCCGGAGGACATTGGACGCGATTACGAAGCAATCATCCGCATCAACAGTCAAAGTGGCAAAGGTGGTGTCGCTTATATTTTGGAACGAGATTTTGGCTTGGAACTCCCGAAAGCAATGCACCCCGACGTGGGCTTGACTATTAATAGTCGGGCCGACCAAGGCAGCCGTGAGCTTTCCCCACAGGAAGTTCACGAGGTCTTCATGCAGAAGTATGTGAACCTCAGTGCTCCATTGGAATTACTTTCTATCGAACGCGAGGATTTTGCAAAAACCGGGGAAGTGAAAGTGGAAGCAGAAATCTGTATCGAAGGAGAAACCATGTTGGTCGCTGGCACAGGTAATGGCCCAATCAGTGCTTTTGTAAACGCTCTACAGATCAAGGGTTGGAAGGACTTCAAACTGCTCGACTACCGTCAGCATTCGATTGGCGGCGGATCAAAGACCAAAGCGGCGGCCTATATACAGATTAAAAACGACGATGGTACGGTCAGCTTCGGCTGTGGTATCAATGCAAATATCGAGCTAGCTGGCTTACACGCATTGGTCAGCGCCTTCAATCGCGCGCACCCAAAGCCTTCAAAATAA
- a CDS encoding transposase, which produces MRQRRVKAKSNCDAIYHCMTRTVNGERLFKSRDKEVLRKMIWQIADFSGVEVLTYCVMSNHFHVLVRVPCAKAVSDQELMRRFRLLYPKPTKYQEASAKVLESKLQAGGEEAVAIRERLLVRMYDVSEFMKTLKQRFCVWYNKSHERFGTLWAERFKSVLVEGKGNPLQTMAAYIDLNPVRAGLVEDPKDYRFCGYAEAVARVPMAVLGLRAVWVDVVAGAGAEDVLRAHRMLLFGKGACPGNQPGHVISREEAAHVMEAEEGALPTSIALRCRVRYFTDGAILGSAEFIRTYVDAWQLERGRKHPPKVNPVRGGQWGDLAVIQALRRQVFG; this is translated from the coding sequence ATGAGACAGCGGCGCGTTAAGGCGAAATCTAATTGTGATGCGATTTATCACTGCATGACTCGGACGGTCAATGGGGAGAGGCTTTTTAAATCACGTGATAAGGAGGTGCTGCGTAAGATGATTTGGCAGATCGCTGATTTTTCGGGAGTGGAAGTGCTGACTTACTGTGTGATGTCTAACCACTTCCATGTGCTGGTGCGTGTTCCATGCGCGAAAGCGGTGAGTGACCAGGAGTTGATGCGCCGTTTTCGTCTGCTCTACCCGAAGCCTACGAAGTATCAGGAGGCTTCGGCTAAGGTTCTGGAATCTAAGTTGCAGGCGGGCGGTGAGGAGGCTGTGGCGATTCGTGAACGTTTGCTGGTTCGTATGTATGATGTGTCTGAATTTATGAAGACACTGAAACAGCGTTTTTGTGTGTGGTACAATAAATCACATGAACGCTTTGGCACACTTTGGGCGGAGCGTTTTAAATCTGTGCTGGTCGAGGGAAAGGGGAATCCTTTGCAAACAATGGCCGCGTATATTGACTTGAATCCGGTGCGGGCTGGCTTGGTGGAGGATCCGAAGGATTACCGTTTTTGTGGCTACGCGGAAGCGGTGGCGAGGGTGCCTATGGCGGTTCTGGGGCTGCGGGCTGTGTGGGTGGATGTTGTGGCCGGCGCTGGAGCGGAGGATGTGCTCCGGGCACATCGGATGTTGCTATTTGGGAAGGGCGCTTGTCCTGGGAATCAGCCGGGACATGTGATTTCCCGTGAGGAAGCGGCGCATGTGATGGAGGCGGAGGAAGGAGCGTTGCCTACCTCGATTGCTCTGCGCTGTCGGGTTCGTTATTTTACGGATGGGGCGATTTTAGGTTCTGCTGAGTTTATTCGTACTTATGTGGATGCTTGGCAGTTGGAGCGTGGACGTAAGCATCCGCCTAAAGTCAACCCGGTGCGTGGGGGGCAATGGGGAGACTTGGCGGTCATTCAAGCTCTGCGAAGACAGGTCTTTGGCTAA
- a CDS encoding mannitol dehydrogenase family protein translates to MKESIALNQKNLPLFTEKLDCPRYDRSQVKAGIIHIGVGGFHRSHQAYYTDRLMNETDSSEWGICGVGLRDADRKIGDILAKQDYLYTLIVKHPDGKIENRVIGSIVDFMLGCDDPTAVIQRMAHADTKIVSLTITEGGYNFNAATGEFDCKNPGVKHDILNPDQPQTVFGFLTAALKLRRAAGLPAFTIQSCDNIQHNGNMARKVLLAFAHKQDAELATWIEREVRFPNAMVDRITPVTTPADIQYLDTELGLKDEWPVTCEPFIQWVIEDSFSNGRPAWEDVGAQFVPDVTPYETMKIRLLNAGHSVLGILGSLHGHQTIDGCVADTLFATYLRRFMDFEVTPVLEPVEGIHLDDYKDCLIERFGNPNIKDNLARICLESSSKLPKFLIATIRENLASGGSIEYATLVIAAWCYYSDKGINEHGVPLDIVDEMKSELHKAATATARDPLAFLKLKSIFGELAKDKTFTKTYSNMIQAIYENPKIAQHMQAILFGRE, encoded by the coding sequence ATGAAAGAATCCATTGCTCTCAATCAAAAAAACCTCCCCCTATTTACCGAAAAATTAGACTGCCCACGCTATGATCGCAGCCAAGTCAAAGCAGGCATTATCCACATCGGCGTAGGCGGTTTTCACCGCTCACACCAAGCCTACTACACGGATCGCTTAATGAATGAAACAGACAGCTCCGAATGGGGCATCTGCGGAGTCGGCCTAAGAGATGCCGATCGTAAGATCGGAGATATCCTAGCCAAACAAGACTACCTCTACACACTCATCGTCAAACATCCTGATGGCAAAATTGAGAACAGGGTGATCGGCTCCATTGTAGACTTCATGCTAGGCTGCGACGATCCAACAGCCGTCATCCAGCGAATGGCCCATGCCGACACAAAAATCGTTTCTCTGACCATCACCGAAGGTGGCTATAACTTCAACGCAGCCACCGGAGAATTTGACTGCAAGAACCCCGGCGTCAAACACGACATACTAAACCCCGATCAACCACAAACAGTCTTCGGCTTTCTAACTGCAGCCCTCAAGTTACGTCGCGCGGCCGGACTCCCCGCATTCACGATTCAATCCTGCGACAACATCCAGCACAACGGCAACATGGCTCGTAAAGTCTTACTAGCATTCGCTCACAAACAAGATGCCGAACTAGCCACATGGATCGAACGCGAAGTGCGCTTCCCCAATGCCATGGTCGACCGCATCACCCCCGTGACCACCCCAGCCGACATTCAATACTTAGATACAGAACTAGGCTTAAAAGATGAATGGCCCGTCACCTGCGAACCCTTCATCCAATGGGTCATCGAAGACAGCTTCAGCAATGGTCGTCCCGCTTGGGAAGACGTCGGCGCCCAATTCGTCCCCGACGTCACCCCTTACGAGACGATGAAAATCCGCCTATTAAATGCAGGACATTCCGTGCTTGGCATACTCGGCTCACTCCACGGCCATCAGACTATCGATGGATGCGTCGCAGATACACTCTTCGCCACCTATCTACGCCGCTTTATGGACTTTGAGGTCACCCCCGTATTGGAGCCCGTCGAAGGCATCCATCTCGACGATTATAAAGACTGCCTCATCGAACGTTTCGGCAATCCCAACATCAAAGATAACCTCGCCCGAATTTGCCTCGAAAGCTCCTCAAAATTACCAAAATTCCTGATTGCGACCATCCGGGAAAATCTCGCTAGCGGCGGCAGCATCGAATATGCCACCTTAGTCATTGCCGCCTGGTGCTATTACAGTGACAAAGGTATTAACGAGCATGGCGTCCCACTCGACATCGTCGATGAGATGAAATCCGAACTCCACAAAGCAGCCACCGCTACCGCCCGAGACCCCCTCGCCTTCCTCAAACTCAAGTCAATCTTCGGTGAACTCGCGAAAGATAAAACATTCACCAAAACCTACAGCAACATGATCCAGGCGATTTATGAAAACCCTAAAATCGCCCAACACATGCAAGCCATTCTCTTCGGCCGCGAATAA
- a CDS encoding purine-cytosine permease family protein, translating to MSQNTPNNALANVSAEQLPIPENKLHGWKHFLGLYAGEHVAATEFVIGATFVALGAKTMDILLGLLIGNILAILSWTLITTPIAVQTRLSLYTYLHKIAGDSMTKLYNWANVIIFTVISAAMITVSSTAVRFLFNIPAQLNWYPNSAAFVTIVLAVGIIVVFVAMYGFNAVSEFSGLCGPWLFVMFASGALVMMPSLTESVLGYTMLQSWSDFITIGDQSIWTGVNVFGEPGIGLVEVIGFAWAANTITHIGLIDMALLRYAKKSIYGLCTSSGMLFGHYIAWISAGIMGAGTAVMVKSSIASLDPGDVAYHALGMSGFVIVIVAGWTTANANLYRAGLAAQAIFHKHSRKKTTLAVGIVTVIVACFPFVFTKMLPLLTYAGLLVVPVGSIVFTEHVIFPRIGFTRYWLTYRKLTHSTPAVTSWIAGLIFGFGLNALDIMSFYYLFIPTWFFTAILYTILAKKYGAAEKYPEQVAADAERSKVISAYQDQQAADAPQPITDTSRFTKTLHFLSRTSLAITLLLALSTMFRSPDLEAYDFNRELFYRYAFLCTIIYFGAAYWALRRKKALLK from the coding sequence ATGAGTCAAAACACTCCCAACAATGCACTGGCCAATGTCAGTGCAGAACAGCTCCCCATTCCCGAAAACAAACTACACGGGTGGAAGCATTTTCTAGGCCTCTACGCCGGTGAACACGTCGCTGCAACTGAGTTTGTGATCGGCGCCACCTTTGTCGCACTCGGCGCAAAAACCATGGATATCCTGCTAGGCCTGTTGATCGGAAACATCCTGGCCATCCTCAGCTGGACGCTCATCACCACACCAATCGCGGTGCAAACTCGCCTGAGCCTCTATACTTATCTCCATAAGATCGCGGGCGACTCGATGACAAAACTGTATAACTGGGCGAACGTAATCATATTTACAGTCATCTCGGCCGCCATGATCACAGTCTCCTCGACCGCGGTCCGATTCCTATTCAACATTCCTGCACAGCTCAACTGGTATCCCAATAGCGCCGCCTTTGTCACAATTGTCCTCGCGGTCGGAATCATCGTGGTCTTCGTGGCCATGTATGGCTTCAACGCGGTCTCCGAATTTTCAGGACTGTGCGGGCCATGGCTCTTTGTCATGTTTGCCAGCGGCGCGCTGGTCATGATGCCCAGTCTCACCGAGTCAGTTCTGGGCTATACCATGCTCCAGAGCTGGAGCGATTTCATAACAATCGGCGACCAATCCATCTGGACAGGAGTCAATGTCTTTGGAGAACCTGGAATCGGACTAGTCGAGGTCATCGGTTTCGCCTGGGCAGCCAATACCATTACGCATATCGGCCTCATTGACATGGCCTTATTGCGCTATGCCAAGAAAAGCATTTACGGACTATGCACCAGTTCTGGCATGCTCTTCGGGCACTACATCGCCTGGATCTCTGCAGGAATCATGGGCGCAGGCACTGCCGTCATGGTAAAATCTTCCATCGCATCACTTGACCCCGGCGATGTCGCCTACCACGCACTCGGTATGTCTGGCTTCGTCATCGTGATCGTGGCCGGTTGGACCACCGCCAACGCCAACCTCTATCGCGCAGGGCTGGCCGCGCAGGCAATCTTTCACAAACATTCACGTAAAAAAACGACATTAGCTGTGGGTATCGTCACCGTAATCGTCGCCTGCTTCCCCTTCGTATTTACCAAAATGCTCCCTTTATTGACCTACGCAGGCCTACTAGTGGTGCCCGTCGGCTCCATCGTGTTTACCGAACACGTAATCTTCCCACGCATCGGCTTCACCCGCTACTGGCTAACCTATCGTAAATTGACACATAGCACCCCAGCTGTCACATCTTGGATTGCGGGCCTGATATTCGGATTTGGGCTCAATGCCTTGGATATCATGTCCTTTTATTACCTATTCATCCCCACCTGGTTTTTCACCGCAATCCTATACACAATTTTAGCGAAGAAATACGGAGCCGCAGAAAAATATCCTGAACAAGTCGCTGCCGATGCCGAACGTAGTAAAGTAATAAGCGCCTACCAAGACCAACAGGCCGCCGACGCACCACAACCAATTACAGACACCTCCCGCTTCACCAAAACTCTACACTTTCTATCTCGCACCAGCTTGGCCATCACGCTCCTGCTCGCCCTATCCACCATGTTCCGCAGCCCCGATCTCGAGGCCTATGACTTCAATCGAGAACTCTTTTACCGCTACGCATTCCTCTGCACCATCATTTACTTCGGCGCCGCCTACTGGGCATTACGCCGCAAAAAAGCTCTGCTCAAATAA
- a CDS encoding carbohydrate kinase family protein, whose amino-acid sequence MNKNFTVAGIGELLWDVFPHRARIGGAPANFAWHCSQIGAKAYPISSIGKDDFGHRMRTELDKAGVDTSYISTNETYPTGQAKVTFDPVGKPNYEIVLNAAWDHLTLTPELKQLASKTDAICFGSLAQRSPESRASIQDFLAAMPADSLKIFDVNLRQAFHSKEVVERSLQLANILKLSDEELAVLAKYFGLTGNVNEQLQQLQTQFDLRLLIYTRGEHGSLLVSAEAINDAPCHPVDMIDSVGAGDSFTAAICMSLLHGLPLNQVNIFANQVASFVCSQVGATPVLPDQFKLIK is encoded by the coding sequence ATGAATAAAAATTTTACCGTAGCTGGCATTGGAGAGTTACTTTGGGATGTATTCCCCCATCGAGCTCGCATCGGCGGAGCACCTGCCAACTTTGCCTGGCATTGTAGCCAAATCGGCGCAAAGGCCTACCCCATTAGCTCGATCGGCAAAGACGACTTCGGCCATCGCATGCGCACCGAACTCGACAAAGCTGGCGTCGACACCTCTTACATCTCAACAAACGAGACCTACCCCACGGGGCAAGCCAAGGTCACCTTCGACCCTGTCGGCAAGCCCAACTACGAGATCGTGCTCAACGCAGCCTGGGATCATTTAACACTCACGCCCGAACTCAAACAATTGGCATCGAAAACCGATGCCATCTGCTTCGGCTCACTCGCTCAACGTTCGCCCGAAAGTCGTGCAAGCATTCAAGACTTCCTAGCAGCGATGCCTGCGGACTCACTTAAAATATTCGATGTAAATTTACGCCAAGCCTTCCACTCTAAAGAAGTGGTCGAACGCTCTTTGCAATTAGCCAATATCTTAAAATTAAGCGATGAGGAGCTCGCAGTATTGGCCAAGTATTTCGGACTTACAGGCAACGTGAACGAACAACTCCAGCAACTTCAAACACAGTTCGACTTACGCCTGCTTATTTACACGCGCGGCGAACATGGCAGCCTACTCGTCAGTGCTGAGGCCATCAACGATGCCCCTTGCCACCCCGTCGACATGATCGACTCCGTCGGCGCAGGAGATTCTTTTACAGCCGCCATCTGCATGAGCCTGCTACATGGCTTACCGCTCAATCAGGTTAACATCTTCGCAAATCAAGTTGCCTCCTTTGTCTGCTCTCAAGTAGGTGCCACCCCCGTGTTACCAGATCAATTTAAACTAATTAAGTAA
- a CDS encoding GntR family transcriptional regulator: MSSEKPKYLQVYDAIKYQIRSQVYQVGALLPPESELCEQFKTSRPTIAKALNLLSDEGIVRRRAGFGTQVLPPQVAALRVGLLVPQLSQTEIFEPICASITECAHESGMQIIRPPELGRAQDFRKMADSLASQFISMKVDGVFFTPIEYIQNHQDFNLEILERLSRAGISVVLLDRDIYPWPRQTPYDLIGIDNIEAGFVVAGHLISNGCRRIGFVSEPNPAMTVQLRQIGVREALVQNGYRTEDLQTVNFEAEYPENVIQSLQQGQVDGVVCANDATAARLLRILVDRGIRIPGEIQVCGFDDVKYASLLAVPLTSYQQPCFGIGKVAVNTMIARIEHPDGPTHRTTLKGRLVLRESAP; the protein is encoded by the coding sequence ATGAGTTCAGAAAAGCCGAAGTATTTGCAAGTTTACGATGCGATAAAGTATCAGATCCGCAGTCAGGTCTATCAGGTGGGGGCGCTCTTGCCGCCTGAATCTGAGCTCTGTGAGCAATTTAAGACATCGCGTCCGACGATTGCCAAAGCGCTTAATTTACTGAGTGATGAAGGCATCGTGCGCCGTCGGGCGGGCTTTGGCACCCAGGTGTTGCCGCCGCAGGTGGCTGCGTTGAGGGTAGGGTTATTGGTGCCACAACTTTCTCAGACTGAGATCTTTGAACCGATATGTGCGAGCATCACCGAGTGTGCGCATGAGTCGGGGATGCAAATTATACGCCCTCCCGAGTTGGGACGTGCGCAGGATTTTCGTAAGATGGCTGATTCTTTGGCCAGTCAGTTTATCAGTATGAAGGTCGATGGTGTTTTTTTTACGCCGATCGAGTATATACAGAATCACCAAGACTTTAATTTAGAGATACTTGAGCGTTTGAGTCGTGCGGGGATCTCTGTGGTGTTGTTGGATCGTGATATTTACCCGTGGCCACGCCAGACCCCTTATGATTTGATCGGGATTGATAATATTGAAGCTGGCTTCGTCGTTGCGGGGCATCTGATATCGAATGGTTGTCGACGGATTGGGTTTGTTTCGGAGCCCAATCCGGCGATGACGGTGCAATTACGGCAGATTGGGGTGCGTGAGGCTTTGGTGCAAAACGGCTATCGCACGGAGGACCTGCAGACTGTCAACTTTGAGGCAGAGTATCCTGAAAACGTGATTCAGTCGCTACAGCAGGGCCAAGTCGATGGTGTGGTTTGTGCTAATGATGCAACTGCGGCGCGACTCCTGCGTATATTAGTCGATCGTGGCATACGCATCCCGGGGGAGATCCAGGTTTGCGGTTTTGATGATGTCAAATACGCCTCACTGCTGGCGGTTCCATTGACGAGTTATCAGCAACCGTGCTTTGGGATCGGGAAGGTTGCGGTGAATACGATGATTGCACGTATTGAGCACCCCGATGGGCCGACGCACCGGACGACATTAAAGGGGCGGCTTGTTTTGCGTGAGTCTGCCCCGTGA
- a CDS encoding flavoprotein produces the protein MTTNLKGRTILLGVTGSIAAFKAADITSRLTEAGADVFPILTAGACNFIQPLTLQTLARNPVASDLWNEGASWQPGHIELADRADLLLVAPATAHCIAQFAQGLAPDLLTSIHLATPAPVMIAPAMNGKMLAHPATQFNINTLQERGCHFIEPQSGMLACGYEGQGKLASVEEIVDAVMAFFDRG, from the coding sequence ATGACTACTAACCTAAAAGGCCGTACCATTTTATTGGGAGTCACAGGCTCGATTGCTGCGTTTAAGGCGGCTGATATTACCAGTCGCTTGACAGAAGCGGGGGCTGATGTGTTTCCCATTTTGACCGCGGGGGCATGTAATTTTATCCAGCCACTGACTTTGCAAACGCTTGCGCGTAACCCTGTCGCCTCCGACCTTTGGAATGAGGGGGCCAGTTGGCAACCTGGGCATATCGAGTTGGCGGATCGTGCCGATCTGCTTCTGGTTGCGCCGGCGACGGCACATTGCATTGCACAGTTTGCTCAAGGGCTGGCGCCGGATCTGTTGACTTCGATCCATCTCGCGACACCGGCTCCAGTTATGATCGCACCTGCGATGAACGGTAAGATGCTCGCTCACCCAGCGACTCAGTTTAACATCAATACGTTGCAAGAGCGTGGGTGTCACTTTATCGAACCACAAAGCGGTATGCTGGCTTGTGGCTACGAAGGGCAGGGGAAACTGGCGTCAGTCGAAGAGATCGTCGATGCTGTGATGGCTTTTTTTGATCGAGGTTAG